In Acinonyx jubatus isolate Ajub_Pintada_27869175 chromosome A3, VMU_Ajub_asm_v1.0, whole genome shotgun sequence, a genomic segment contains:
- the AHCY gene encoding adenosylhomocysteinase isoform X1, with translation MSDKLPYKVADISLAAWGRKALDIAENEMPGLIRMREMYSASKPLKGARIAGCLHMTVETAVLIETLVALGAEVQWSSCNIFSTQDHAAAAIAKAGIPVYAWKGETDEEYLWCIEQTLYFKDGPLNMILDDGGDLTNLIHTKYPQLLSGIRGISEETTTGVHNLYKMVANGKLKVPAINVNDSVTKSKFDNLYGCRESLIDGIKRATDVMIAGKVAVVAGYGDVGKGCAQALRGFGARVIITEIDPINALQAAMEGYEVTTMDEACQEGNIFVTTTGCTDIILGRHFEQMKDDAIVCNIGHFDVEIDVKWLNENAVEKVNIKPQVDRYWLKNGRRVILLAEGRLVNLGCAMGHPSFVMSNSFTNQVLAQIELWTHPDKYPVGVHFLPKKLDEAVAEAHLGKLNVKLTKLTEKQAKYLGLSRDGPFKPDHYRY, from the exons ATGTCAGACAAACTGCCCTACAAAGTCG CCGACATCAGCCTGGCCGCCTGGGGACGCAAGGCCCTGGACATCGCGGAGAATGAAATGCCGGGTCTGATACGTATGAGGGAGATGTACTCGGCCTCCAAGCCGCTGAAGGGCGCCCGCATCGCTGGCTGTCTACACATGACTGTGGAGACAGCTGTCCTCATTGAGACCCTCGTAGCTCTGGGTGCTGAG GTGCAATGGTCCAGCTGCAACATCTTCTCTACCCAGGACCATGCAGCGGCTGCCATTGCCAAGGCTGGCATTCCTG TGTACGCTTGGAAGGGTGAAACAGATGAAGAGTACCTGTGGTGCATTGAGCAGACACTGTACTTCAAGGACGGGCCCCTCAACATGATTCTGGATGATGGAGGTGACCTCACGAACCTCATTCACACCAAGTACCCACAGCTCCTGTCAG GCATCCGAGGCATTTCTGAAGAGACCACAACAGGGGTCCACAACCTATACAAGATGGTGGCTAACGGGAAGTTGAAGGTGCCTGCCATCAACGTCAATGACTCTGTCACCAAG AGCAAGTTTGACAACCTGTATGGCTGCCGGGAGTCTCTTATAGATGGCATCAAGCGGGCCACAGATGTGATGATTGCAGGCAAGGTGGCAGTGGTAGCCGGCTATGGCGATGTGGGCAAAGGTTGTGCCCAGGCCCTGAGGGGTTTTGGGGCCCGCGTCATCATCACGGAGATCGACCCCATCAATGCACTGCAGGCTGCCATGGAGG GCTATGAGGTGACCACTATGGATGAGGCCTGTCAGGAGGGCAACATATTTGTCACCACCACGGGCTGTACTGACATCATCCTTGGCCG GCACTTTGAGCAGATGAAAGATGATGCCATTGTGTGTAACATCGGACACTTTGATGTAGAGATTGATGTCAAGTGGCTGAACGAAAATGCTGTGGAGAAGGTGAACATCAAGCCCCAG GTGGATCGCTACTGGCTGAAAAATGGGCGCCGTGTCATCCTGTTAGCTGAGGGCCGGCTGGTCAACCTGGGCTGTGCCATGGGCCACCCCAGCTTTGTGATGAGCAACTCATTCACCAACCAGGTGCTGGCACAGATAGAGTTGTGGACTCACCCTGACAAGTACCCTGTTGGGGTCCACTTCTTGCCCAAGAAG CTGGATGAAGCAGTAGCTGAAGCCCACCTGGGTAAGCTGAATGTGAAGCTGACCAAGCTGACTGAGAAGCAGGCCAAGTACCTAGGCTTGTCCCGTGATGGCCCTTTCAAGCCTGATCATTACCGCTACTGA
- the AHCY gene encoding adenosylhomocysteinase isoform X2 gives MPGLIRMREMYSASKPLKGARIAGCLHMTVETAVLIETLVALGAEVQWSSCNIFSTQDHAAAAIAKAGIPVYAWKGETDEEYLWCIEQTLYFKDGPLNMILDDGGDLTNLIHTKYPQLLSGIRGISEETTTGVHNLYKMVANGKLKVPAINVNDSVTKSKFDNLYGCRESLIDGIKRATDVMIAGKVAVVAGYGDVGKGCAQALRGFGARVIITEIDPINALQAAMEGYEVTTMDEACQEGNIFVTTTGCTDIILGRHFEQMKDDAIVCNIGHFDVEIDVKWLNENAVEKVNIKPQVDRYWLKNGRRVILLAEGRLVNLGCAMGHPSFVMSNSFTNQVLAQIELWTHPDKYPVGVHFLPKKLDEAVAEAHLGKLNVKLTKLTEKQAKYLGLSRDGPFKPDHYRY, from the exons ATGCCGGGTCTGATACGTATGAGGGAGATGTACTCGGCCTCCAAGCCGCTGAAGGGCGCCCGCATCGCTGGCTGTCTACACATGACTGTGGAGACAGCTGTCCTCATTGAGACCCTCGTAGCTCTGGGTGCTGAG GTGCAATGGTCCAGCTGCAACATCTTCTCTACCCAGGACCATGCAGCGGCTGCCATTGCCAAGGCTGGCATTCCTG TGTACGCTTGGAAGGGTGAAACAGATGAAGAGTACCTGTGGTGCATTGAGCAGACACTGTACTTCAAGGACGGGCCCCTCAACATGATTCTGGATGATGGAGGTGACCTCACGAACCTCATTCACACCAAGTACCCACAGCTCCTGTCAG GCATCCGAGGCATTTCTGAAGAGACCACAACAGGGGTCCACAACCTATACAAGATGGTGGCTAACGGGAAGTTGAAGGTGCCTGCCATCAACGTCAATGACTCTGTCACCAAG AGCAAGTTTGACAACCTGTATGGCTGCCGGGAGTCTCTTATAGATGGCATCAAGCGGGCCACAGATGTGATGATTGCAGGCAAGGTGGCAGTGGTAGCCGGCTATGGCGATGTGGGCAAAGGTTGTGCCCAGGCCCTGAGGGGTTTTGGGGCCCGCGTCATCATCACGGAGATCGACCCCATCAATGCACTGCAGGCTGCCATGGAGG GCTATGAGGTGACCACTATGGATGAGGCCTGTCAGGAGGGCAACATATTTGTCACCACCACGGGCTGTACTGACATCATCCTTGGCCG GCACTTTGAGCAGATGAAAGATGATGCCATTGTGTGTAACATCGGACACTTTGATGTAGAGATTGATGTCAAGTGGCTGAACGAAAATGCTGTGGAGAAGGTGAACATCAAGCCCCAG GTGGATCGCTACTGGCTGAAAAATGGGCGCCGTGTCATCCTGTTAGCTGAGGGCCGGCTGGTCAACCTGGGCTGTGCCATGGGCCACCCCAGCTTTGTGATGAGCAACTCATTCACCAACCAGGTGCTGGCACAGATAGAGTTGTGGACTCACCCTGACAAGTACCCTGTTGGGGTCCACTTCTTGCCCAAGAAG CTGGATGAAGCAGTAGCTGAAGCCCACCTGGGTAAGCTGAATGTGAAGCTGACCAAGCTGACTGAGAAGCAGGCCAAGTACCTAGGCTTGTCCCGTGATGGCCCTTTCAAGCCTGATCATTACCGCTACTGA